One Primulina eburnea isolate SZY01 chromosome 4, ASM2296580v1, whole genome shotgun sequence genomic window, tgcaatgcaaaatgaggaaatccgagcactatttataggatatgttcggatccaccgaacccacttcggatcatccgaactcctacgtgtccatcggctcttgacacctcatgatcggatccaccgaacctacacttcggatcatccgaacttgcatgtaaactgacgtgtcgatcaactcttgacacctcatgatcggatccaccgaacccacttcggatcgtccgaactcttcggtgctaccgaaccatcttcggtccgtccgatcatgaccacggtcaaaattacacattaaaccttcttaatcaccattaatccgttaattacccaatttggaattcgaaCTACTACAGATAATGACGATATTGAAATTGGAAAACCTTGATTAAGGCTGGTTATTGGTAATAGAGCATGCCTGTGAAAGCTTTGGTTTTAAGGCTACCAACAGCTTTGGAAAATGACTGGCTGAATAATATCCTGTGATCAATGTAACTTATGGGTCAAGAAGCTTATTCTTACTATCCGTCTGTCTTTCACAGTTTTTGAATTCCTTGCTGCAGGTTGTTTGAAGAAGCTTAATGTTTTGCCAGACAATACAACATTAGGCATGTTTGGTAAAGGTTCTTTTATTTTCTATCAAATCTGAGTCTTCTTTCTGATTTTATCATTAGAGTTTCCGGTATGGACCTTTTAATCCATCAAGTCTTGTTTTGAAGTATTAGTTCAAATCTCCTAGCACCTTATTTAGATTGAATTTTGGAATGTTTGATAACATACGGATACTAGATTTCTAACGTGAGAATACCAGACTGCTTTTTGAAGACTGAACATTTTGATGTAGTGGAATATTGTTTTGTTCCAGTCGACCAAGACTTTGATGATGAATGGCGTATCAGTTGCATGTTTTGTTGGTTATCCATTATTCACGCGAATGTTTATTTAAAAAGTGGTTGCGCTTTACGTGAAAATTGGCTAGATTCGCGTTGCGGTTGACTCAAACTTTTAATGAGCCAAAGTGATTTGGTGTACTTTGAATTAGCAATCTTTGTATGGATAATATATGTTGCACCTAGTTAGGGTGTCAACTTGTGTGAGTTCAGTTGATacatgatattattaaaaaaatgttcGACCCACCCAAACCTCAATCAACGAGAAAATCCGAATCTAAACTTGAATTTGAACCTGACTAACTATagaaaatgtagttttatattatctaaatttgaaagtttaattgtagaaaataaaaaatatattttcaaatcaattaagcaattgttataaaaaataaaaagttgTATGAAATAGATAGAtcttaaatgatgaaaattatgatatcaatatatactaattttttttcaaacctATAAGTAAAATGTAGGTGATATTATATAGATATTTCGTAAAAAAATAAtctaaaataactaaaaaaatcTTAAACTGAACCTATCTATATATGTTGTGTGTTTATATTTTacaaaatttccaaaaaaaagTGATCATCCAAATCTTTTAAAAGTTCgagataaaatataaaaaacataAGAATAAAAGTTCACTTCATAGGAAAATTTGAAAACAAATAAAAGTAAGATGATATATAATTAGCAATGAgtttaattagaaataattttattatattttatggatatttataaatttaaaataattttttgaataAGTGGATTAAAAGTGGATTTCATGTATGTGTCAATTTTTACCACAATCAATGGGAGGTTACAATTGTCAATTTTTACCACAAAATTAAAAGTGGATTTCATGtaacaaaaattaataaaactccCGTGCAATTACACTTTTTTCAAAACATACAAAGCAGTGCGGGCGAAGCAACAAGCCAAACACAAGAGAGTGAAGACCAGAAAATCACACCGCACGCGGCAGCGGTCTGGCGGTTGCCGTCGCCGAGGAGCAATGATTTTGATTGagaaaaacacaaaatgacctTCTCAACTCTTGCTTTTCCGAGTAATTTAATTTGTGTTTTTCAATAATGTTAGTTTCGTGCTTGGAATTATGTAAAAATCGTTAGATTTTGTATATCGCTGTCGTTTCTAAGTGATTGTTGGATATCTTTATGATTTTTAGGTTGATACgatgatgcatgatttattcctGTTGAGAAACTAGTGCATACGATTTGTATTTTTCGCAGCTTCTAATGTGTTTTGGAGCTTTTTATGTTTACTAGATTATAATCTTCATTCATGTGAATAAAACTCGATTTTAGGTATTCGAGGAATTCATCGAGTGCTTGCTCTGTGGTACTGAGAGACGTTTCATACTCGTGCAAGTTAACCAATATTTATACAGCAATGACGGTCTAAAAGTCTCCTCAAGTGagaaatttcagattttgttATATCCTGTGGGTGCGATTACTTCCTCTGTAACGTAAAAGAGAAGGTTGAATTCTTCTTTGCTTAGTCAGTTTGTAGACTTCTCAAAGCGTTGGAGAGTAAAGGATGAAAGTGGTGAAGGCGGTGACAGAGGCTTTTCAGTTTATACGCACTGTGCAATTCTGGAGGATGGCAGTCCTTTGGACTCTATCTCTCATTTTTTCCTTCTTGAAGTTGTTCTCCCGTACCCTTTTCTTGTCAAAATCGAAAATTTATTCTGGCGGTCCTCCCCAAGAACCCAAATCCGAGGCAGCGACTCTGAGGGGGCTCCCCATCTGCGTAATAACAGGGGTAAATTGATCATCATTGTCCTTCTATAAGATCGTAATGATTGTGAATGCATATGGTTCTGATACAATGCAATAAGCAGTTATAAATGCTAGAATTGAGGCAAATATATTGTTTTGGCTGATTGATTTACAGGCCACATCTGGTCTGGGCGCTGCTGCGGCACATGCTCTCTCAAAAGAGGGATTTTATGTTGTTcttggtattctcttttctactCTTCCTTTATAAGAAATTTATAATCACATAGCGTGCTTAATATTTCAACTTATtgcatagttttttttttcattttttaaaatgtggAAGATCGCTCTTTTTGAAAATCAATTTATTATTCCATGCTAGGATTCTTATTGAGAAAATCATCCTCTTTCATGTTGATTAACAAAAAAATAGTAGTCTATCTTTTTTCTCAGCTGAATTATAATTTATTCTCATACTTGCAGTTGGACGGTCATCTGAACTGCTGTCAAAGGTGTTGCACCTGCTTTTTACATCAGCAATGCACATCCTACTTTACAATGAATGATTTTTCAATAGTTTTATTTTTCAGGTTTTGTCTGCTATCAGAAGTCAAAACAATGACGCGTGTTTGAAAGCTTTTCAGCTTGATTTATCTTCCTTAAAATCGATCATCAAATTCAAAAGCTCTATTCAGCACTGGCTAATAGATTCAAACATTCATCCTTCTATTCAGCTCCTGATAAATAATGCTGGGATCCTGGCAACTTCTTGTAGAATCACCTCAGAAGGATATGATCAGTTATTACCGAGTATTTCCCTATAATTGTCATAGCATCACATAATTTGTAGTAGACTGGCTTGACTACTTGTAAAATTAAAGCCAAGATAGGAAGAGAATAAAATAGTCTGTTGTTTATGTATCTGAAAATaagcaaataattaaatttgctTAATTTTTCAGGATGATGGCTATTAATTATATTGGTGCATTTTGTCTTACCAAAGTTTTACTTCCTCTTCTGGAAAATAGCCCCATTCCTTCTCGTGTGGTCAATGTCTCATCCTTTACACATTGGAATGGTAAGTTTGTTTATAACCTGCACTATATGAAGTCGTGACAATCTCATGATGTTGTAATTTAGCCTCCGTTTCCACTTCGATTACCGTGTCAACTGGCTGTTTCTAATGATCCATGTGTATACCATGTCCATGCCCTTCCCATTTGATGAAAATTTCTCACTCTGATGATGGTCGCACTTTCTGAACAAAATAAACTCTAATGGTCTTTCATGAGCATCGTTGTTTCTTTTGGGTTCAGTTTGGGACATGCCGGCAGACAGAGAAACTGTTTCAGGAACGTGTTTTTTGAAATCTAGGTGCTACCCCTATGCTCAAATATACGAGTATTCTAAATGTGAGAAGCTTCTTTTGAAACTCGGGTTAATTTGATTGTTTGCCATTTTGATTGCTAAGAGCATTTTCGATCGACAGTATGCCTTCTACTTTTCACGTATGAACTTCATCGACAAGCTGGCAGAGCAGAGAAATCTCATCACCTCTCTGTTGTGTAAGCAATTTTCATTAATTCGGTTGTATCATCTTGTTTCATTTCAAACTTCTTTTGTTCCTAGCTGAGTATTGTGACGTAccttatgatattatgattttaGTGCATGTTGCGAAAGTGACACAATAAGAGCATCAAATGATTGTTACAAGTCTAGACTTAAAAAATTGTGCTAAGTTGTAGAGATTCCATTGGATTATGGATGTATGTATAGAACTTTGATAATTGTGGATGAATTTTAATCATTGTTGTTTGGTTTCTTGTCATTTTTTGGCTGTGGAAAAAAGTCGTGTTATGATTAAATTATATGGTTTACTGCACAATTTTCAGTCTATTACTCATTTACATTGCTGAATGTTCATAGCACGAGTGTGATAATTGTCGTGATTCCAAGTCATGCTTTCAATGTTTTCTAATTGATTTTGGCTTTTTTGATACTCAAGTGCCGTAGATCCTGGAGCCGTGAAAACCAATATCATGCGAGAAATTCCCTCATGCATCTCCCAGATGGCTTATATAGTCTTGAATCTTTTGGGTCTGCTCCACTCTTCTGAAACCGGTGTACGCGCAATAGTTGATGGAGCGCTTGCGCCTCCAGTAAGCTTCTGACATTCTAATTGTGTACTGCT contains:
- the LOC140829112 gene encoding uncharacterized protein gives rise to the protein MKVVKAVTEAFQFIRTVQFWRMAVLWTLSLIFSFLKLFSRTLFLSKSKIYSGGPPQEPKSEAATLRGLPICVITGATSGLGAAAAHALSKEGFYVVLVGRSSELLSKVLSAIRSQNNDACLKAFQLDLSSLKSIIKFKSSIQHWLIDSNIHPSIQLLINNAGILATSCRITSEGYDQMMAINYIGAFCLTKVLLPLLENSPIPSRVVNVSSFTHWNVWDMPADRETVSGTCFLKSRCYPYAQIYEYSKLCLLLFTYELHRQAGRAEKSHHLSVVAVDPGAVKTNIMREIPSCISQMAYIVLNLLGLLHSSETGVRAIVDGALAPPEISGVYFFGGSGCCLKSSALSRNVKLAEDLWATSCDLFQELQLAS